One window of Botrimarina mediterranea genomic DNA carries:
- the wecB gene encoding non-hydrolyzing UDP-N-acetylglucosamine 2-epimerase produces the protein MTAPLKVMTVLGTRPEIIRLSRVMTLLDQHVRHVIVHTGQNSDYELNEVFFDNLNVRQPDYFLGIRRDSLGVILGDILIKTEEVLIAEKPDAVLILGDTNSAFAAVLARRMKVPVYHMEAGNRCFDFNVPEEINRRIVDHISDFNLVYTEHARRNLLGEGVHPRRVYLTGSPMREVLDANRPAIESSDVTQRLDLTPHGYLLVSLHRAENVDNKNQLLQLLGVLNTLCERFDMPVIVSTHPRTRARLDAVDVTFDSRIQFLKPFGYHDYVKLQLDSFCTVSDSGTISEESSILGFPAVTTRTAMERPEAMDSGHIVLTGLDVDTVVASVAFVTKNRDHARQQPIAAEYQVTNVSHRVVKLILGTAKLGHLWDGIRAA, from the coding sequence GTGACCGCTCCCCTCAAAGTGATGACCGTGCTCGGCACGCGTCCGGAAATCATACGGCTGTCGCGGGTGATGACGCTGCTCGATCAGCACGTGCGTCACGTCATCGTGCACACGGGACAGAACTCCGACTACGAGCTCAACGAAGTCTTCTTCGACAACCTCAACGTCCGCCAGCCCGATTACTTTTTGGGCATCCGCCGCGATTCGCTTGGAGTGATTCTAGGAGACATTCTGATTAAGACCGAGGAAGTCCTCATCGCCGAGAAGCCCGATGCGGTGCTAATCCTTGGCGACACCAACAGCGCGTTCGCGGCAGTGCTGGCAAGGCGGATGAAGGTCCCCGTCTATCACATGGAAGCAGGCAATCGTTGCTTCGACTTCAATGTTCCCGAAGAGATCAATCGGCGGATCGTTGATCACATCAGCGACTTCAATCTGGTCTACACCGAACACGCCCGACGGAACTTGCTGGGCGAAGGCGTGCACCCGCGGCGCGTGTACCTCACCGGCTCGCCGATGCGCGAGGTCCTCGACGCCAACCGCCCGGCTATCGAATCTTCCGACGTCACCCAGCGACTCGACCTGACTCCGCACGGCTACCTGTTGGTGAGCCTACACCGAGCCGAGAACGTCGATAACAAAAATCAGTTGCTGCAACTTCTCGGCGTCCTGAACACGCTCTGCGAGCGATTCGACATGCCGGTGATTGTCAGCACCCACCCACGCACTCGGGCGCGGCTCGACGCGGTCGACGTCACGTTCGATTCGAGAATTCAGTTTCTCAAGCCATTCGGCTATCACGACTACGTAAAGCTGCAACTCGACTCGTTCTGCACGGTCTCCGATAGCGGCACGATCAGCGAAGAGAGCTCGATCCTTGGCTTCCCCGCCGTCACGACCCGCACCGCGATGGAACGCCCCGAAGCGATGGACTCGGGGCACATCGTGCTAACGGGTCTCGATGTCGATACGGTCGTCGCGTCGGTCGCCTTCGTCACGAAGAACCGCGATCACGCCCGCCAGCAGCCCATCGCCGCGGAGTATCAGGTGACCAACGTATCCCACCGCGTCGTGAAGCTGATCCTCGGCACCGCAAAGCTCGGCCACCTGTGGGACGGCATCCGTGCGGCTTAG
- a CDS encoding polysaccharide biosynthesis protein: protein MFDGKTLLVTGGTGSFGNDFVKLVLAEHSPRRVIVFSRDEKKQHDMRLAFADDRLRFVIGDIRESRSISAAMRGVDYVFHAAALKQVPSCEFFPIEAVRTNVLGTHNVLEAAEETGVEKLVVLSTDKAVQPINAMGQTKALMEKLAFARALSDQSRVTYCGVRYGNVMYSRGSVIPLFIQQIKSGKPITITEPRMTRLLLPLAEAVRLVTFAMENGRQGDLFVRKATSATVQVLAEALLSLFGADNAIDIVGVRAGEKLHEMLVTPEELRRAEEFEDYYRVPCEGGQDYDRYFTDGDRTSRFVTEGYTSENAYQLTIEETKQLLIGLPEVQAELVGWKAKNPRLKVAA from the coding sequence ATGTTCGACGGCAAGACGCTACTCGTGACAGGCGGCACCGGGTCGTTCGGCAACGACTTCGTCAAGCTCGTGCTAGCAGAGCATTCGCCGCGGCGGGTAATCGTCTTCAGTCGCGACGAGAAGAAACAGCACGACATGCGGCTAGCCTTCGCCGACGACCGACTGCGGTTCGTGATCGGCGACATCCGCGAATCTCGCTCGATCTCTGCAGCAATGCGAGGCGTTGACTATGTCTTCCATGCGGCAGCGCTAAAGCAAGTGCCGTCATGCGAGTTCTTCCCGATAGAAGCGGTCCGCACTAACGTCCTTGGCACGCACAACGTGCTTGAGGCCGCCGAAGAAACGGGCGTCGAGAAGCTAGTAGTCCTTAGCACCGACAAGGCGGTCCAACCGATCAATGCGATGGGCCAAACCAAGGCCCTGATGGAGAAGCTCGCCTTCGCGCGGGCCCTCAGCGACCAGTCACGCGTCACCTACTGCGGTGTCCGCTATGGCAATGTGATGTACTCGCGCGGGTCGGTCATCCCGCTGTTCATCCAGCAGATCAAGTCCGGCAAGCCGATCACAATCACCGAACCACGCATGACGCGGCTGTTGCTGCCGCTCGCCGAAGCGGTGCGACTGGTGACGTTCGCCATGGAGAACGGCCGGCAGGGCGACCTCTTCGTCCGTAAGGCGACCTCCGCCACCGTGCAGGTTCTGGCTGAGGCGCTGCTATCACTATTCGGCGCCGACAACGCAATCGACATCGTTGGCGTCCGCGCCGGCGAGAAGCTGCACGAGATGCTCGTCACTCCCGAGGAACTGCGACGGGCGGAGGAGTTTGAAGACTACTACCGTGTCCCGTGCGAGGGTGGGCAGGACTACGACCGCTACTTCACCGATGGCGACCGCACCTCACGCTTCGTCACGGAAGGTTACACGTCCGAAAATGCGTACCAACTCACCATTGAAGAAACCAAGCAACTGCTGATCGGCTTACCCGAGGTCCAAGCAGAACTCGTCGGCTGGAAGGCAAAGAACCCGCGACTAAAGGTGGCGGCGTGA
- a CDS encoding glycosyltransferase family 4 protein: MRILILTQFYDPEPAFKFPDLARQLAARGHRVQVITGFPCYPFGKTYAGYRQSLCQEHVLDGVLVTRVPQVPDHSRSAIRRAIYYFSFALSAATIGVFKARQADVLLVYQSAMPTGLAGWLVSRLRRIPYVLDVVDLWPESVQASGMLNSRAASGAINFAMSLIYNGANRINVITDGYWRNLAARGISPLKLSLIHCWPAEGLFDPVAPQPAIRREYCMEGKFNIVYAGAIGPVQGLRVLLDVAERLLSDKTIKITVAGEGIQRVELEKEAIDRGLTNLQFVGRRPPEEIRRLYACADALLAHLKPDPLSSISIPSKTFAYMASGKPLLMAVEGEAAAIVQRHGCGIAVAPSNAAALCRAVCKLRDMPILDREEMGAAGRRAYLDNYCSSVQVAKFENLLGKVSGEVLAEVRPSHLNREQHATAL, translated from the coding sequence ATGCGGATACTGATTCTGACGCAGTTCTACGATCCGGAACCTGCTTTCAAGTTCCCGGACTTGGCGCGTCAACTTGCGGCGCGTGGGCACCGAGTCCAAGTCATTACGGGATTTCCTTGCTATCCCTTTGGCAAGACCTACGCCGGCTATCGGCAATCACTATGCCAGGAGCATGTGTTGGACGGAGTTCTCGTCACGAGGGTCCCGCAAGTCCCTGACCACAGCCGTTCCGCGATACGTCGGGCGATCTACTATTTTTCCTTTGCATTGAGTGCGGCGACGATTGGTGTCTTTAAGGCACGTCAAGCAGATGTTTTGTTAGTCTACCAGTCCGCGATGCCGACCGGCCTAGCAGGTTGGCTGGTTTCGCGTCTACGAAGAATCCCCTACGTACTCGATGTCGTCGACCTCTGGCCCGAGAGTGTGCAAGCATCTGGGATGCTTAATAGTCGAGCAGCCAGCGGAGCAATCAACTTCGCCATGAGTCTCATCTATAACGGCGCCAACCGAATCAACGTCATTACCGACGGGTATTGGCGCAACCTCGCCGCGCGCGGCATTAGTCCACTAAAGCTTTCGCTCATCCATTGCTGGCCTGCGGAAGGGCTTTTCGATCCTGTGGCGCCCCAGCCAGCCATCCGGCGAGAGTACTGCATGGAAGGAAAGTTCAACATCGTTTACGCCGGGGCAATTGGTCCTGTCCAAGGCCTGCGTGTCCTGCTCGACGTAGCCGAGAGGCTACTTAGCGATAAGACCATCAAGATCACCGTTGCGGGTGAAGGCATCCAACGTGTCGAATTAGAGAAAGAGGCTATCGATCGCGGCTTAACCAATCTGCAATTCGTTGGCCGCCGACCTCCCGAAGAAATACGGCGGCTATATGCTTGCGCCGATGCCCTGTTGGCTCACCTAAAGCCCGATCCTCTTTCGAGCATCTCAATCCCCTCCAAGACGTTCGCCTACATGGCAAGTGGGAAGCCTCTCTTGATGGCGGTCGAAGGCGAGGCGGCCGCCATCGTACAACGCCATGGCTGCGGCATCGCGGTGGCGCCATCCAATGCCGCAGCGCTATGTCGCGCTGTTTGCAAGCTGCGGGATATGCCTATTCTAGATCGCGAAGAGATGGGCGCCGCTGGACGACGTGCCTATTTAGATAATTACTGCTCAAGCGTCCAAGTCGCTAAGTTTGAGAATCTTCTAGGCAAAGTATCTGGGGAAGTTCTGGCCGAGGTTCGGCCGAGTCACCTGAACAGAGAGCAACACGCAACAGCCTTGTAG
- a CDS encoding O-antigen ligase family protein, producing MKKVLGCVAVASVVLAIIGVVQAGFPDGRLLWMYDYPSRSFKGQVQGAFANRNHFAHFLIFGLASLAPFAFQRSIRAKGSTALGSEKTRRIVCLGAMIFVVVILVATQSRGGVAAFGVALLVAVIGCWWRRLVGLKETLLLAAMASVVLLGVSLFDYEKVTNRLNDLVSGEIEELDANAGRRLIWGANARAFLANPWLGHGAGSHRYVYPAYIDGSSAREFTHAESGYFQIASENGAAGLLVLAAAAAMVVRTLLCGLRRAASPNGVLLQAVLMAGIAASFAHSVVDFVWYVPSLAMLAIIFAACATRLEQLHPVGKLNESAPPQLSRANGAPISSWFPAAVAVTAGALAVAISWGPGLGSLAWDRYLRASKTTQSLEASLLTSATEEGDPHLLATIDETIRRAVNELLMVVENDPQNARAHTRLAGRLMQQFESAVMQGENPLSIEMIADTVTSGGFQSKAEVRDWLARAFGEDALLLPRALEHAQAAIRLCPLQGETYLQATRLSFLDADPLPLGGAIAQAVRLQPNDGGVRFDAGRQIHLSGDVEAALEHYRASIRLPGSHRERLVLSLARVLPASVFVAELDPDCAATDLVLAAYRQSGTDEDLVAIAEHAEGSTLAESEALSPRDSARRWRQVSVVNRSLKRYEKAIECATRAYELCPNDFWVRFDLAFAYFDSGAFVEADPHLRWCLSRRPDLRHLQSSLQAAAKRRLEMASGERMRTVSRFLAPRRLPIVESDAHSSPETVAR from the coding sequence GTGAAGAAGGTTTTGGGCTGTGTCGCAGTCGCCAGCGTCGTGCTGGCGATCATTGGCGTGGTTCAAGCGGGCTTCCCAGACGGACGCCTGCTCTGGATGTACGACTATCCGAGCCGCTCGTTCAAGGGGCAGGTCCAAGGCGCCTTCGCCAATCGCAATCATTTCGCCCATTTCCTGATCTTCGGGCTGGCTTCGCTCGCGCCTTTCGCCTTTCAACGATCGATTCGAGCAAAAGGGTCTACGGCGCTTGGGAGTGAGAAAACACGGAGGATTGTATGCCTCGGCGCGATGATCTTCGTTGTCGTGATCTTGGTGGCGACTCAGTCTCGTGGCGGCGTTGCGGCATTTGGGGTAGCGCTGCTGGTCGCGGTGATTGGCTGCTGGTGGCGTCGACTAGTGGGGTTGAAAGAGACGCTACTCTTAGCGGCGATGGCCTCCGTCGTGCTGCTGGGCGTGTCGCTTTTCGACTATGAAAAGGTGACCAATCGGCTGAACGACTTGGTGTCGGGTGAGATCGAAGAACTCGACGCCAATGCCGGGCGCCGGCTGATATGGGGCGCAAACGCTCGGGCGTTCCTCGCGAATCCGTGGCTCGGTCACGGGGCGGGTAGTCATCGCTACGTCTACCCTGCCTACATCGACGGATCGTCGGCGAGAGAGTTTACCCATGCAGAGTCGGGGTACTTTCAGATCGCAAGCGAGAACGGCGCCGCCGGACTGCTTGTCCTCGCTGCTGCTGCTGCGATGGTCGTGCGGACCCTCCTCTGCGGCTTGAGACGAGCCGCCTCGCCGAACGGCGTGTTGTTGCAGGCCGTCCTGATGGCGGGAATCGCCGCCAGCTTCGCCCATTCCGTCGTCGATTTCGTTTGGTACGTGCCGTCGCTTGCCATGTTGGCGATTATCTTTGCGGCGTGTGCAACGCGGCTTGAGCAGTTGCACCCCGTTGGAAAGCTGAACGAATCAGCGCCCCCCCAACTCTCCCGCGCCAACGGCGCCCCGATCTCCTCCTGGTTCCCAGCGGCTGTCGCTGTCACGGCGGGAGCGCTTGCCGTTGCGATCAGCTGGGGGCCGGGGTTGGGGTCACTCGCCTGGGACCGATACCTACGGGCTTCCAAGACCACACAGTCGCTAGAGGCCAGCTTGCTAACTTCGGCAACGGAAGAGGGGGACCCTCACTTACTGGCGACTATCGATGAAACGATACGCCGTGCCGTGAACGAACTTCTGATGGTTGTCGAGAACGACCCACAGAACGCACGTGCGCACACCCGGCTTGCCGGACGGCTCATGCAGCAGTTCGAGAGTGCGGTGATGCAGGGTGAGAATCCGCTGTCGATCGAGATGATCGCGGACACCGTGACATCTGGGGGATTTCAAAGTAAGGCAGAGGTTCGGGACTGGCTTGCTCGCGCCTTTGGCGAGGACGCGCTGCTGCTACCCCGGGCATTGGAGCACGCACAGGCAGCGATACGGTTGTGCCCTCTCCAGGGTGAGACTTATCTCCAAGCCACTAGGCTCTCCTTCTTGGACGCCGACCCCTTGCCGCTCGGCGGCGCCATCGCCCAGGCGGTCCGCCTCCAGCCTAACGACGGTGGCGTCCGATTCGACGCCGGGCGACAGATTCACCTCTCGGGTGATGTGGAAGCAGCGCTGGAGCACTACCGCGCCAGCATCCGTTTGCCCGGTTCTCACCGGGAGCGGCTGGTGCTGTCGCTGGCGCGTGTCTTACCCGCTTCGGTGTTTGTCGCGGAGCTCGATCCCGATTGCGCGGCGACGGACCTAGTCTTAGCGGCCTACCGTCAGTCTGGCACCGACGAGGACCTTGTGGCGATCGCTGAACACGCCGAGGGTTCGACCCTCGCCGAGAGCGAAGCCCTCAGCCCTCGCGATTCCGCCCGACGTTGGCGACAAGTCAGTGTCGTCAACCGCTCGTTGAAACGATACGAGAAAGCCATCGAGTGCGCAACGCGGGCGTATGAACTTTGCCCGAATGACTTTTGGGTCCGATTCGATCTGGCTTTCGCCTACTTCGACTCCGGCGCGTTTGTCGAAGCCGATCCCCATTTACGCTGGTGCCTCTCCCGGCGACCCGACCTACGCCACTTGCAGTCGAGTTTGCAAGCGGCCGCTAAGCGACGGCTGGAGATGGCGTCTGGTGAACGCATGCGGACCGTGTCGCGTTTCCTTGCGCCGCGTCGTCTCCCCATCGTCGAATCCGACGCACACAGCTCACCAGAAACGGTGGCGCGATGA
- a CDS encoding polysaccharide biosynthesis/export family protein gives MPASCRDKLAPVLMSLAVLSAIGGCSSPRLQARSLPAEFRAARDLGQQRVQLSAFSSVSRPSKAIDIDDRVVVRIVTGLAGEEPIEQEVRVTRDGSIDTLHIGRVVIAGLEPAAAAEQIASAAVARGVFVRPQISVELTEPATNQITVLGAVSEPGVKELPRSGCDVLSAIAAAGGLSEEAGAVVELQRGGSHRVAEGKATDSAGGVQQVSFNAPGEGQMASSPGAEVIDLSHPESTSPDRMQLSDRDVIIVRPRQKRFVHVTGLVKTPKQFELIDEHDMRVLDAIAMAGGASSVIADKVLLVRQTAQQAEPLLIEVSLNRAKRDGAENLILQSGDLVSVESTPATAALDTFSTLFRVTMGVGGNLTLF, from the coding sequence ATGCCTGCTAGCTGTCGAGATAAGTTGGCGCCTGTCCTGATGTCGCTCGCCGTGTTGTCGGCGATCGGAGGGTGTTCATCGCCTCGTCTGCAGGCCCGCTCGCTGCCGGCTGAGTTCCGCGCTGCTCGCGATTTGGGCCAACAGCGGGTTCAACTCAGCGCGTTCTCGTCTGTCAGTCGACCCAGCAAGGCGATCGATATCGACGACCGCGTCGTGGTGCGTATCGTCACGGGTCTTGCTGGCGAGGAGCCGATCGAGCAGGAAGTGCGCGTCACGAGGGACGGGTCGATCGATACGCTTCATATTGGGCGGGTCGTCATCGCGGGTCTTGAGCCCGCCGCCGCCGCCGAGCAGATCGCCTCGGCAGCCGTAGCGCGTGGCGTTTTTGTTCGGCCGCAGATCAGTGTTGAGCTAACCGAACCTGCTACCAACCAGATAACGGTCCTCGGCGCCGTGAGCGAGCCGGGGGTCAAGGAACTGCCACGGTCGGGTTGCGATGTCCTCAGCGCCATCGCCGCTGCCGGCGGCCTATCCGAGGAAGCGGGAGCGGTTGTCGAACTCCAACGCGGCGGCTCCCATCGAGTCGCTGAAGGGAAGGCGACTGATAGCGCGGGCGGCGTTCAGCAAGTTTCGTTCAACGCCCCTGGTGAAGGTCAGATGGCATCCTCTCCCGGAGCCGAAGTGATTGATTTGTCGCACCCGGAATCGACGTCCCCGGATCGCATGCAGTTGTCAGACCGTGATGTCATCATCGTCCGGCCCAGGCAAAAGCGCTTCGTCCACGTCACGGGCTTGGTGAAGACACCCAAGCAGTTCGAGTTGATCGACGAGCACGATATGCGTGTGCTCGACGCGATCGCGATGGCGGGCGGCGCGTCGTCGGTGATCGCGGACAAGGTATTGTTGGTCCGCCAGACGGCTCAGCAGGCCGAGCCGCTGTTGATTGAGGTGAGTCTCAACCGCGCTAAACGAGACGGCGCGGAGAACCTGATCCTGCAATCGGGCGACCTGGTGAGCGTCGAATCGACTCCCGCCACGGCGGCGCTCGACACCTTCTCAACGTTGTTCCGCGTCACGATGGGCGTCGGCGGCAACCTCACGCTGTTCTAA
- a CDS encoding polysaccharide biosynthesis C-terminal domain-containing protein — MNRRIGITGPNGFVAGWVLRRLRRETACEVVTLDRKAWDSPTLLRTWVGHCDVVIHLAGVNRGEPNAVESANAALAERLVQACRETANTPHIIYASTTKRTEDSPYGRGKVHAEQTFAAWSEESGASVTTLVVPNVYGAGCKPFYNSVVATFCHQLARGDQPTIVEDRTIDFIWVGDLAERIARIATGSKPHAAITVQVHGSAALRISELLKILDGFRRDYFEHDIVPDLTTQLHSTLYTTFLSHIDLASHVHRPPLHSDARGDLCEVVKTANGGQVFFSTTNPGVTRGNHYHTRKAEWFCVVRGEATIRLRQIGTDKVTEFHVTGDRPEYISIPVLHSHSIENTGDDELLTLFWCNERFDPADADTHFEEVLPSRIAHAA; from the coding sequence GTGAACCGGCGCATCGGCATCACCGGACCGAACGGCTTTGTCGCGGGGTGGGTCCTCCGCCGACTGCGGAGGGAGACCGCCTGCGAAGTCGTCACGCTCGATCGAAAAGCGTGGGACAGCCCCACCTTGCTACGGACATGGGTCGGCCATTGTGATGTAGTGATCCATCTCGCCGGCGTGAATCGCGGCGAACCCAACGCAGTCGAGTCAGCCAATGCCGCGCTTGCCGAGCGGCTGGTCCAGGCTTGCCGCGAAACGGCGAACACGCCGCACATCATTTACGCGTCAACAACCAAGCGCACCGAGGATTCCCCCTACGGCCGCGGCAAAGTTCACGCCGAGCAGACGTTCGCCGCCTGGTCAGAAGAATCCGGCGCCAGCGTAACGACGCTCGTCGTCCCGAACGTTTACGGCGCCGGCTGCAAGCCATTCTACAACTCGGTGGTGGCGACGTTTTGCCACCAGCTTGCCCGTGGCGACCAACCGACGATCGTCGAAGACCGTACGATCGACTTCATCTGGGTGGGCGATCTTGCCGAACGCATCGCCCGCATCGCAACAGGGTCGAAGCCCCACGCGGCGATTACGGTGCAGGTTCACGGCTCCGCCGCCCTGCGCATCAGCGAGTTGCTCAAGATCCTCGATGGATTCCGTCGCGATTACTTCGAGCACGACATCGTCCCCGATTTGACGACGCAACTCCATTCGACGCTTTACACAACATTCCTCTCGCATATCGATTTGGCGAGCCACGTCCACCGACCTCCGCTTCATAGCGACGCCCGCGGAGACCTTTGCGAGGTCGTTAAGACAGCAAATGGAGGTCAGGTCTTCTTCTCGACCACCAACCCCGGCGTCACACGCGGCAATCACTACCACACCCGCAAAGCGGAGTGGTTCTGCGTGGTTCGTGGGGAGGCGACGATCCGCCTTCGGCAGATCGGAACCGACAAGGTCACCGAGTTCCACGTCACGGGCGACCGGCCGGAATACATCTCGATCCCTGTGCTGCACAGCCATTCGATCGAGAACACCGGCGATGACGAGTTGTTGACGTTGTTCTGGTGCAACGAGCGATTCGACCCCGCCGACGCCGATACGCACTTCGAAGAAGTCCTCCCGAGCCGCATCGCCCACGCCGCCTGA
- a CDS encoding GumC family protein, with protein MSLDTVNDRGEPWGNELDAGGHALEAVVRLTRVVQYRRNTVLWTLAGCLAIGAVYYVTAKRYYRSTAKLLVVDQSAGELTTMNDQAGADNLMATHRELVKSSEVVTRAIERLAPEHRIDFVDQKPNRWVETIGDSLTASTVRKTNFINVGYDSLDPEAAAAVVRAVIEAYVDFVGETHRGTAAEVLDVLTIERDQLEQSLAAKQLELQQSRERVGHLSLPDRDDVVDPIISRAIQYNDALLEAQRRRLDLQSSLTTIQMAIDRGDDLSQHLGLVEQSIGEAAMLAAMGMGPNDMEVLAKQQAKLIDLRDELGRLEPFYGPSHPQVATLKSQIDSTQQFLASYRSDASGRPTGLTAAELGPFLVGMLNQAMSQSVERERQLEEAFQVARADAARQSGDLVKVDMLDREVERLEKLHDLLFEKIATVDIHQVQAPIRATIVEEPLPSDLPASPQLRLVLVASLMAGLCLGVGLVYVQDLLDDRFGSPEEMAMQLGCRVLAVIRELPLRTGVGLEKVQMFSQPQATESESFRTLRTAITLGAEVSERLVITSSEPGDGKTTVSANLAVSYAQTGRRTLVIDCDMRKPGLTSLLELKGYEGVTDILSAEGNVGLIAQRCVVRTALESLDVIPAGPRRPDPAELLLSPNFAELLAWADSKYDQVLIDCPPILAVSDAQIAARLVDGVVLVVSPEKNHRRLVNRACGHFTSGGAPLVGVVVNRVSDQIGKGYGYGYGYGYGYGHEEEEHVSHADENRPMAA; from the coding sequence ATGTCGCTGGATACCGTCAACGACCGCGGTGAGCCGTGGGGCAACGAGTTGGACGCCGGGGGGCATGCCCTCGAGGCGGTGGTGCGTCTGACGCGCGTCGTCCAGTACCGCCGCAACACGGTGCTGTGGACGCTAGCGGGGTGCTTGGCGATCGGCGCCGTCTACTACGTGACGGCTAAACGCTACTACCGTTCCACCGCGAAGCTGCTCGTCGTGGATCAGAGCGCCGGCGAACTGACGACGATGAATGACCAAGCGGGCGCCGACAATCTGATGGCGACGCACCGAGAACTTGTTAAGAGCTCAGAGGTGGTCACTCGGGCGATCGAACGGCTCGCTCCCGAGCACCGGATCGACTTCGTCGATCAGAAGCCGAATCGATGGGTGGAGACGATCGGCGATAGCCTCACCGCCTCGACGGTGCGAAAGACCAACTTCATCAACGTCGGCTACGACTCGCTCGATCCCGAGGCGGCCGCCGCGGTGGTCCGAGCCGTCATCGAGGCGTACGTCGATTTTGTCGGCGAGACCCACCGCGGCACGGCCGCCGAAGTGCTCGATGTTCTGACGATCGAACGCGACCAACTCGAGCAGAGCCTTGCGGCCAAGCAGCTTGAGCTGCAGCAGTCGCGCGAGCGGGTCGGCCACCTTTCGCTGCCTGATCGGGACGACGTCGTCGATCCCATCATCAGTCGCGCGATCCAATACAACGACGCCCTCCTCGAAGCGCAGCGTCGGCGACTCGATCTGCAATCGTCGCTCACCACGATCCAGATGGCGATTGATCGCGGCGACGACCTTTCGCAACACTTGGGACTCGTCGAGCAATCGATCGGTGAGGCAGCGATGCTCGCGGCGATGGGCATGGGCCCGAATGACATGGAAGTCCTCGCCAAGCAGCAAGCAAAGCTAATCGACCTACGTGATGAGCTCGGCCGTTTGGAGCCATTCTATGGGCCTTCGCACCCACAGGTCGCCACGCTCAAGTCGCAGATCGATTCGACCCAGCAGTTTCTAGCCTCCTACCGCAGCGACGCGTCGGGACGGCCTACTGGTTTGACAGCGGCTGAGCTGGGACCGTTCCTGGTCGGCATGCTCAACCAAGCCATGTCGCAATCCGTTGAACGTGAGCGGCAACTCGAGGAGGCGTTCCAGGTTGCTCGCGCTGATGCGGCGCGCCAGAGCGGCGACTTGGTGAAGGTTGATATGCTCGACCGTGAGGTCGAGCGGCTCGAGAAGTTGCACGACCTCCTGTTTGAGAAGATCGCCACGGTTGATATCCACCAAGTGCAGGCGCCCATCCGCGCGACGATCGTCGAAGAGCCGTTGCCTTCGGACCTTCCCGCCTCACCGCAGCTGCGTCTTGTGTTGGTGGCGTCGCTCATGGCGGGCTTATGTTTGGGCGTCGGTCTGGTCTACGTCCAAGACTTGCTCGACGACCGATTCGGGTCACCCGAAGAAATGGCGATGCAGCTCGGCTGCCGCGTTTTGGCGGTGATCCGTGAATTGCCGTTGCGAACGGGGGTTGGGCTTGAGAAGGTCCAGATGTTCTCTCAACCGCAAGCGACTGAATCGGAGTCGTTCCGGACGCTCCGCACCGCGATCACATTGGGTGCAGAGGTCTCCGAACGGCTCGTGATCACTAGCAGCGAACCCGGCGACGGCAAGACGACCGTATCGGCGAACCTTGCTGTCTCTTACGCGCAGACAGGAAGGCGGACGCTCGTTATCGACTGCGACATGCGGAAGCCTGGCCTCACGTCGCTTCTCGAATTAAAAGGCTACGAGGGGGTGACCGACATCCTCTCGGCAGAAGGCAACGTCGGCTTGATTGCCCAGCGCTGCGTGGTTCGCACGGCACTCGAGTCGCTCGACGTCATCCCGGCGGGGCCGCGCCGTCCTGACCCCGCGGAGCTGCTTCTGAGTCCAAACTTTGCCGAGCTGTTGGCCTGGGCCGACTCGAAGTACGACCAAGTCCTCATCGATTGTCCACCAATTCTGGCGGTGAGCGACGCGCAGATCGCCGCACGATTGGTTGATGGCGTCGTGCTCGTGGTGTCGCCCGAGAAGAATCACCGTCGCTTGGTGAACCGCGCCTGTGGGCACTTCACATCCGGCGGCGCGCCCCTGGTTGGCGTGGTTGTGAACCGCGTCTCGGACCAGATCGGCAAGGGGTACGGATACGGCTACGGATATGGCTACGGTTACGGGCATGAAGAGGAGGAGCACGTGTCTCATGCCGACGAGAATCGCCCAATGGCGGCGTAA